AGACCAAGAGCCGTGTCACCGTCTATTATCTCATGGCTGAAAGCACCAAGACTTTGGGGAAGCTGGTGTAATCTCTGTATCCAAGAATTTTTAAGAGGGCAGGCCGAAAGCCTGCCCTTTTTATTGGGCCGGAATCGTTTAAAAGCCACCGCCATGCAGCAATATCTTGATCTGATGCGCCATGTGCGCGCGCACGGCGCGGTGAAAACCGACCGCACGGGAACCGGCACGCTTTCTGTCTTCGGCCATCAAATGCGCTTTGACCTGGCGCAGGGTTTTCCGCTGGTCACCACCAAGAAGCTCCATCTGCGCTCGATCATCTATGAGCTGCTGTGGTTCATCCGTGGCGAGACCAACATCAAATATCTGCACGACAACAAAGTGACCATCTGGGATGAGTGGGCCGACAAGAACGGCGATCTCGGCCCTGTCTATGGCGCACAGTGGCGCTCATGGCCGGCGCGCGATGGTTCGACGATTGATCAACTCGCCAATGTGATCCAGATGATCAAGACCAAGCCGGATTCACGCCGGTTGATGGTCACCGCATGGAACCCGTCTGACGTAGACAAGATGGCGCTGCCGCCGTGCCACTGCCTGTTCCAGTTCTATGTGGCGGATGGCAAATTGTCGTGCCAGCTGTACCAGCGCTCGGCTGATATCTTCCTCGGTGTTCCCTTCAACATTGCGTCCTATGCACTGCTGACCCATATGGTGGCGCATGTGACCGGGCTGAAGGCTGGAGATTTCGTGCACACATTGGGAGACGCGCATATTTACTCCAACCATATGGAGCAGGCTGAATTGCAGTTGTCGCGTGATCCGCGGCCCTTGCCCAAGCTGGTGATCAAGCGCCAGGTGGAGCGGATCGAAGATTTCCAGTTCGATGATTTCGCCTTCCTGGATTATACGCCGCATGCCGCCATTGCCGCCGAGGTTGCAGTTTGAGCATGCTGGGTGAGGATTTTACCAAGGCCCGTTCAAGCTGGCTTTATCCGCGCGAACCGCAGCAGAATTTCTGGCGGGCCTTGCTGATCGGCGTTGGCGTGTTTGTGGCCTACCAACTCCTGCAAGGTGTGTTGGCACTGGCGATCTATCTGGTGGCTTTTCACGGCGGCTTGGGTGAGCTTTCGGGCATGGTGGGATCTGGCAATTCCACCACCACATCACCGACGCAGGCGTTGATGTACAAGTCCGGGCTTCTCAGCATTTTCCCGAGCGGCGTGATTGTTGCGGCACTGGTGCTTTATCTTTCGCAATTCGGGTTGCCTGGGCGGATGGGCAAGCTTCCGGTGGAATGGCCGAAGATCAATTTCCTCGGCTGGGCGCTAATCGTGGTCGGCTTCATCCTGGTCATGCTGTTTGCTGCCTCGGGCGTGTTTCAAGCATTGGGGCTTGATCCCAGCGCTTATGAAGTCAGCAGCAAAGGCCTCTCCGACACCGCCAGCAAAGCAGGCATCATCGAGAAGACGCTGGCGGACATGGCGAACGACCCGCTGCTACTGGGGTTCGGCGCGCTGAGTGCCATTATCGGCGCACCACTCGCCGAGGAATTCCTGTTTCGCGGCCTGCTGTTCGCGGGCATTGCCAAGACGCGGGCGGGCTGGCCGGGCGCTGTGCTCATCTCGGCGGGAACCTGGGCTGTGGCACATGCCTTCGGTGCGCCCTGGATTTTCGTCGGCGTGATTTTCGGCATGGGGCTCATTCTGGGCCTGCTGATGCTGCGCTTTGGTTCGCTCTGGGTCACCATTGCCTGTCACACGGCGTGGAATGTTCTGGTCACTCTGCCGATGTTTTCGCTGGGCTCGCATACGTGATCAGTGTGCGGTTGGCACAGAAAGGCGATGGCCAGATCATCCTGGACATGACGCGGGTGCTGGCGCTGCATCATGGCTGGCCAGAACGGGTGACCGCCACCGCTGAAGATTTCGAGCGGCATTTGTTTGGCGACAACCCGATTATCAATGCGCTCATCGCAATGGTTGATGGCCAGCCAGCGGGGGCTGCGATCTGGCACCGCAGCTTTTCCACCAATCGCGGTGCCGAGATTGCCTATCTGGAAGACCTGACGGTGCTGCCGGATTTTCGCAAGCGCGGTGTGGGCAAAGCGCTAATGCAAGCTGTTGCGCGGGCGGTAAGCGAGCGCGGCATTCCTGCCATCTGGTGGCAGGCCGAAGGCTGGAACGAGAATGCCCTGAAATTCTATGAAGGGCTGGGCGCTGAGGGCCATGGCAATGTGGTGGTCTGGAGCCTCAAGGGCGACGAGCTACAGAAGCTGGGCGGTGAGGCATGAGTGGCATCATCGCACTTGTTTACGCGGTTTCGCGCAATGGGGTGATCGGGCTTGATGGCGGCCTGCCGTGGCGCCTGCCGTCTGACCTCAAGCATTTCAAAGCCGTCACCTTGGGAAAGCCGGTGATCATGGGCCGCAAGACCTGGGACAGTTTGCCGAAAAAGCCGTTGCCGGGGCGGGCGAATATCGTGATCACCAGGGCGCGCGGCTGGCAGGCCGAGGGCGCTTTGGTGGCGCATGACGCGGATCAGGCCGTGGCGCTCGCGGGCGATGCGCCCGAGATCTGCGTGATCGGCGGCGCTGAGATTTTCAAAGTTTTCCTGCCTCTGGCAAACCGGATCTACCTCACGCGCGTATTTGATGATGTGGCGGGTGACACATTCATGCCTGAAATTGACGGCAAGCATTGGGTGGAGCTGGAAACCAGGCGTTTTGAAAAAGGCCCGAATGACTCGGCCGCATTTGAAACCGTAACCTATGAGCGGCGCACTTGAAATTTGCAGTCGGCTGGTTTGGTTCTCGTGATAGAAGTTGGATGTACTTTTTGGTTTGGAGATCAGCAATGCGGATGAGAACAATGGCAATGGTATCGCTTGCAGCGCTGATGCTGGCGGCAGTTCCCATGAGCTTCACACCCGCGCGCGCCCAGAGTGCGACAACCGTGCAGATGCTGCCTGATGTTGCCGATCTGGTAGACAAGCTGCTGCCCAGCGTTGTTGAAATTTCTGTGCAGTCGAAAGACCCGGACAAGGCGGGCGGCGAAGCGGCACCTGACAATAACCCATTCAAGGATTTCTTCGATGAATTCCTGAAGCGCAAGAAGGGTGCACCTGATCAGGGCCAGAGTGACAAGGATGCCAAGCCCGATGACCAGGGCAAAGCGCCGGATGGCAGTGAGAAAAAGGAAGACGACAAGCAGGGCGACGCGAAGCCTGACGACAAAAAAGACAGCGACAAGGATAGCATTCTGCCGGACAGCCTTGTCAGCTCGATGGGCTCTGGGTTCATCATCGATCCGCAGGGACTCATCGTGACCAACAACCACGTGATTGCCGATGCCGTGAATATCCGCGTTCACCTGCAGGACGGCACGCTGTTGAAGGCCGAGCTCGTTGGCCATGACGCGAAGACGGATATTGCTGTGATCCGGGTGAAGCCCGATCACGAGCTGCCCGCAGTCACCTTTGCTGACAGTGAGAAGGCCCGCATCGGACAATGGGTGATGGCGATCGGCAATCCATTCGGGCTGGGCGGCTCGGTTTCGCTCGGCATCATTTCGGCGCGCGGGCGTAATATCAACCAGGGCCCCTATGACGATTATTTCCAGACGGATGCGGCCATCAACAAGGGCAATTCCGGCGGACCATTGTTCGACATGCAAGGCAATGTGGTGGGCGTGAACACCGCAATCTTCTCGCCTTCGGGTGGCTCGGTCGGCATCGGTTTTTCGGTGCCTGCCAATGAGGTCAAGAATGTTGCCGACCAGCTGATCAAGTTTGGTGAAACCCGCCGCGGCTGGCTGGGCGTGAAGTTGCAGACGCTGACGCCGGACGTGGCCGAGGGCCTGGGCGATGCCAAGGCCAAGGGCGCTCTGGTGGCGGATATCACCGTGGGGGGACCTGCGGAAAAGTCAGGCCTGAAGGCCGGTGATCTGATCGAGAGCTTTGATGGGCACGATGTGAAGGACAATCGCAGCCTGCAGCGCATGGTGGGGCAAACCGCTGTGGGCAAAGAGGTTGATGTAACCGTGCTGCGGCAAGGCAAGCAGGAGCAGCTCAAGGTGACGCTGGGCCGTTTGGAGGAGGGCGAGAAGATGGCCGCCGCCCAGGAGAAGACTCCTCCGGCTGGCCCCGCTGCAGCACCCCAGCAATTGCTGGGTATGTCAGTCTCTGATCTCTCGGCAGACCTGCGCAGCAAGTTCAAGATTGATGACAAGGTGAAGGGTGCCCTGGTCACCGAGGTGACGGCCGATGGCGCCGCATCGGAGAAGGGTGTTGCCGCCGGTGATGTGATCAAGGAGATCGCAGGTCAGCCGGTCACCACTGCACAGGACGTGGCCGATGCGGTTGATGCCGCCAGCAAGGCGGGCAAGAACATCGTGATGATGCTGGTGTCACATGCCGGGCAAGACAGCGATGCGCGCTACGTGGCCTTGAAGCTGAAGAAGTAGCTCTAGTTCAGCGGCACCATCACTGGTGCCGTTGAAAGAAAGTTCAAGCCGGGGTGGGCTCGTCGTCCATCTGCGGGGGAACGGCTTGCAGCGGCGGTTTCTTGGCACCGAATACTGGCGCGCGCGGCGCACGCAGGGGCACCACGTCATCCTTGCCGTGCGGCACCATATGGGCGGGCAGGTCGCGCCGCACATGATCCGTAATGCCGCTTTCAACGACGATGTCATGGGCGCCGCCGATCAGGATGAGATGCTCCACACCGTCACGGCGCACAAGCACCAGGCGGCGCGTCTGGTCCACCTCATGATATTCGACAATGCCCAGGCGGTGGCCCTTGCGGCCGCGGCCACGGGTATTGATTTGCTTCAGCAGGAAGACGAGGATCAGCAAAGCTGCAACAACGGCTGCGGCCGCAATGATAAAGTTATAATAGGGCTGCAGGTCTGGCATCTGATACTCCTCGGCCACCGGTTGCACATGTAAGGGTTGTGAATCTAGCATAAATATCTGTGTGAACAACCAGCAGGTTGCGCTCTCGAAACTTTACCGGGGGAAGCCTTGTCTGGCCTATATTCACTGCGATTCGGGGAGCGCGATGGCTGAGGCAAATAGTACAGAGAGAAGCGGCGGGGTTTCGCCGCTCAAATATATTCTGCCTTTCGTGCTTGCCGGGCTGGTGGTTACAGGCCTCGTTGTAGGTTTTGAGCAGGACCTCATCAAGCTCACGGATGAGCAATGGAAGTACGGGTTGTGGGCTGCAGGTTCCCTTGGCCTCGTTTGGTTGTTCTCGGTTTTGCTGGCACCGTTTTTCCGTGCCGCACCTGATGCCGAAAAGCAGTTCTGCGATGCGCTGGCTGATGCAGTCCAGGACCCTTCGGTTGTCGTCGATGACAAGGGCAGGGCGGTTTATGCCAATGGGCCGTTCCTGAAGCTGGCATCGCGTGCCGGGGTCTCGCGGCTCACCGGTTTTGATGTTCTCTATGCAGGTTATCCGGATTTCGTTGAGCCGATCTATCAACTGGGACAAGCCGCGCATGATGGCAAGATTGCCGCGCGCGATCTGCGCCTGCAGCCCGGATCGTCAGCCCCCTTTGCCGAGGCTGACAAGGCGAAGTGGCTGCGCCTGACGGTTTCACCTTTGCCGCGCAATGCCAAGGGCGGGACGACGCTGTGGCGGCTCATCGACATTACCGAAGACCGGGCGCGGCAGGAGCAGGCTTTTGCGCGGTTGCAATTCATCATTTCCTATCTGGACCAGGCGCCCGTCGGGTTCTTCTCCACGCTGCCCAGTGGGTCAGTGGACTACGTGAATGCCACGCTGGCTTCGTGGCTGGGGCTGGACCTGGCGGATACGCAATCCAATGCCATGCCGATGCAGGAATTGCTGGGCGATGAGGCCACCAAGGTGCTGGGCGCCGTGACACCGGTGCAGGGCGACCACCGCATCGACAAGTTCACGCTGCCGATCAAGAAGCGCAACGGGCAGGTGGAGATTTTCAATTTCATCAACCGTGCCGATTTCGACGCCGAGGGCAAGCCCTTGCCGACGCGCTGCATGGTGATGCGCAAGGAGCCGGGCAGCATGGAAGCCGCCGACCTTGCGGCCAGCAAGGCGCAGCTGATGGCCACTGTGCCGATCGGCATGGCCGAGATCGACAACAAGGGCCGCCTGCAGAATGCCAATGGGCAGTTCCTGAATTTCTCGACGTCCCTAGCGCGCGGCGTGGTGCTGACTGACTTGGTGGATAATGAAAGTGCCACGCGCATCGGCAAGTTCATGCAGGAATCCGGTGGAAAGGCAGCCGAGAACTTCCAACTGGATTGCAATTTCAAGGGCGACGGCCAGCGCAGCGCGCATCTGACCCTGAGCCGCACAGTGGAAGGCTATTCGGTTTTCGCCATCGACAAGACCGAAAGCAAATTGTTGGAAGCGCAACTGGCGCAGAGCCAGAAGATGCAGGCCATCGGGCAGTTGTCATCCGGACTGGCGCATGACTTCAACAACATGCTGACCCCGATCATCGGGTTTGCCGATATACTCTTGACCAAGCTGCGACCGACCGATCCGTCCTTCCAGGATGTGATGAGCATCAAGCAGAATGCCATCCGTGCCGCTGGCCTGGTGCGCCAGTTGCTGGCTTTCTCGCGCAAGCAAACCATGCAGCCCAAGGTCTATGATCTTTCGGATTCCATGGCAGATCTGCACGTGCTGCTGAGACGCGTAGTGGGCGACAAGGTGGACCTTTCGCTCAACCATGGCCGCGACCTGTGGCCGGTCTATGTTGATATCCACCAGATGGAACAGGTGGTGGTGAACCTGGCGAGCAATGCGCGCGATGCCATGCCGCAAGGCGGCAAGATGACATTGTCTACCTACAATCTGCCTGCCGACCAGTCGCAGACGATCGGCCATGTTCTGCCGGTGGCGGATTACGTGGTGGTGCAATCGACCGACACGGGCCAGGGCATTCCCAGCGACGTGTTGAACAAGATCTTTGACCCGTTCTTCACCACCAAGGATGTAGGCAAGGGCACGGGCCTTGGCCTTTCGATGGTCTATGGCTTCGTCAAGCAATCCGGCGGTTTCATTTACTGCGACAGTGAAGTCGGCAAGGGCACAACGTTCCGCATTTTCCTGCCGCGCGTCGAGCCGCAGGTGGCGGCACAGGCCGAAGCGCAAAAGCCAGTCGAAGTCGAAGCCAAGCGTGAGGACTTCTCGGGCCGTGGCCGCATCCTGATCGTGGAAGACGAAGATTCGGTGCGCGCCTTTGCGGCCCGTGCACTCACGTCACGCGGCTATACGGTGATCGAAGCTTCGAGCGGCGAGATGGGGCTGGAAATCATCGATGCCGACAAGGATGGCTTTGAGCTGATTCTGTCGGACGTGGTGATGCCGGAAATGGATGGGCCCACCATGCTGAAGGAATTGCGCAAGCGTGAATATGGCGCGAAGTTCATCTTCATGTCCGGCTATGCTGAAGACGCTTTCGAAAAGAACCTGGATGGAGCCAATGATTTCGGCTTTATCCAGAAGCCTTTCACGCTGAAACAGCTGGTGGAAAAAGTGAAAGGCGAGATGGGCTGAGGCCCGCCGTTTTCCGGAACCAAAGCTAGGCCACAACGTTGTTCTGCAAGCCAAGAAGCATCGCTTGCAGGAGCATCATGACAGATACGATTTTTGAAGCGAGGCGGCATCCTCGCGAGAGCATGGAAGCTGTACGCGCGTCCTATTTGCCCGTTCCGCAACGCAGCGCGATTGCGGTTTATCTTTCGGGTCTGCTGCTTGCCGCACCGTTGGTATGTTTCACCGGCGCGTTGCTGGCGGATATCGCCTATGTCAAAACATTCGATATTGAGTGGTCGAATTTCGCGGCCTGGCCTCTGGCTTTCGGCATGGTGTTTCTGGCTGTATTGCTCCTAGCAGGCGTTGTACGGTTTCTGATCAGCCTGCGGCGGCGCAAGCGCATGTCGCGCTGGCTCTACGCGATTGCCATTCTTGCGGCAGCTGCGGTCGGCCTGTTCGACAATTTCATTCACACACATGATGGCTGGACTTCGGTGTGGCCTACGGGGATCGCTCTTTCAGCGGCCACCGTAGCACTGCTGGTGCTGGCGCTCATGTTCAAGCTTGCGTCTCTGTTCAGAAATTCCGTGGGAGTTGCGTCATGAATTTCCCCACGCTCAAGATTGCGACTTTCTCTGCGGCGCTGTTGGTGCTTTCGCCGCTTCACGCTGAGACGTTCGACCGTTCATCACAAATGGGGCCTAATCCATTTCTGCCAGAGCCGAACTCCTATCTCATACCACCGATGAAAGTGGCCAAGCCCATTGGCTGGCAAAATGGCGAGACGCCTTCGGTGCCCGATGGATTTAAGATTGAGGCGCTGGGTTCCGGCCTCGTGCATCCGCGCCAACCCTATGTGCTGCCCAATGGCGATATCCTGGTGGTGGAATCCAATGGGCCTGGCCTCGAAAAAATAAAGCGTCCCAAGACGGTTGTAATGGGGCTGGTCATGGGATCGGCCGGTGCCAAAGAGAAAACCGAAAACCGCATCAGCATCATTCATGACGGCAAGGCTTCGGTTTTCCTCAATGGGCTGTACTCACCCTTCGGCGTGGTGCTGGTGGGCAATGATCTCTATGTGGCCAACACTGATGCCATCATGCGCTATGCCTATCGCGATGGTGACCTGCGCATTACCGAGCAGGGCCAAAAGCTGACCGATTTGCCGGGCGGCCCCATCGACCATCACTGGACCAAAAGCCTCACCGCCAGTCCTGATGGCAGCAAGCTCTATGTCGGCATCGGCTCCAACAGCAATGTGATGGAGAATGGTGCCGGCGCTGAGCTTGACCGTGCACAGATCTGGGAAGTGGATCGCGCCACTGGTGCGCACCGCACCTTCGCCTCCGGCCTGCGCAATCCCAACGGCCTCACCTTCTATCCCGGCTCGCAAACGCTTTGGGCGGTGATCAATGAGCGCGACGAGCTGGGGCCGGATCTGGTGCCGGACTATATGACCTCGGTGAAGGAGGGGGCGTTCTACGGCTGGCCCTACAGCTATTACGGTCAGCATGTTGATCCACGCGTAATGCCCCAGAAGCCGGAGCTTGTCGCTTCCGCCATTCCACCCGACTATGCGCTGAGCTCACATGTGGCGCCGCTGGGCTTGGCCTTTGATCCGGGCGGCAACTTCCCCGACAGATATAAAGGCGGTGCCTTTGTCGGAGAACACGGCAGCTGGGACCGTGATGAGTTCAATGGCTATCAAGTGGGCTTCATTGCATTTGAGAGCGGCAAGCCCACAGGCAAGGTGGAACCCTTCGTCACCGGTTTCTTGAATGATGCCCAGGAGGCACGTGGCAGACCGGTGGGCGTAGCCTTCGACAAGAGTGGCGCACTAATTATTGCCGATGATCTGGGCAACAAGGTGTGGCGGGTGAGTGCTGGGAAGTGATTAGCTGTTGGAGGTGAGCGCCTTTTGACGGCGCAATTCCCGCCAGGAATTCCATATCCCCTTCACGCAGCGCGGCACGGATGAGAAATGGCCCTGGCCCAGCTCGAGGGTGAGCGCCATGACATATTTCCGGAAGACCAGATTGCAGATGCGCAGCTCGCGCTCGCCACTGGTTTTCACGCCAGCGGGGCGGTTGGCCAAGGTCTCGCTGAACACTTCGGCCCAGAGGATTTCCCAGTCACGGTGGCGCCGGTGCAAATGCGGCTCCTGGCTGGGCAGCGTCTTCATGAACTGGACGCGGAAAGTGACGGGATCGCCCTTGAGGTGAAGCCAGGCCCCGCCATAGGAGAGCGCTGCGAACAGGCCCACATCATGGCCGGTGGCAATGTGTTCCGGAAAACCACCTGAGGCCGCGAAGGCCGGCGCGCGGATCACGCTGGAAGACGCAATGCCCGCACCATTGCGCAGGAAATACCAAAGCGGATCTTGCTCCAGATCGGCGGTGGAATTGAGCTGGGTCTTGCCGCTGTCCATGAGTTCAAATTTCCGGTCGGCGGTGGCGACGACTGCGCCGGGATGGGCCTGAAGGCCGGCTATGGCGCGGGCCAGGAAATCGGTGGGCCAGAGATCATCTGAATCGAGAAAGGTGACGAAATCAGCCTTGGTCTTCTGTTGTGCGAAGCCGAAATTGCGCGCGGCGGCGGCACCTTTGTTGGGAACGCTGATCAGGCGGGCGGGCAGGGCCGCGTGGCCCTTGAGCCATTCAGCAATGGCAGCAGGGGTGGAATCAGTCGATCCATCATCGATGATGATGATTTCATCCGGCTGGCGGCTCTGGTTGCGGACAGATTCAAGCGTCTCAATGACAAGCTGAGACCGGTTGAACACCGGCATGACCAGCAGGACACGAGCGTGTGCCTTGTTTGCGATTTTCTTTATCAAAGATTTCCCCAGCCCCGGGCGTGACTTAGGCGGTTTAGCCCGCATTGCTCCGTTTGGCCCGCCAAAAATTGATGCAGGTTATGCCGGGCAGAAACGGAGAGCCGCATGCAGTAGTTCAACTTATGAATTCAACATGCTGATGTTATAGGCGAAATATAATTTTTGAAGACGTTGTTGACTTCAGAACTAAACTAGAACATACAAGCAACAGAACGGAACTTTCAACAATCCGTTCTTCCGGTTCACAGTCCGGACATTTGTGGGATAAGAGGAGAAGCGAAATGGCGCAAACGAATCTGAAGGTTGTTGAAAATATGGGTTCTGACAAGAGCAAGGCTTTGGAGGCTGCACTCAGCCAGATCGAGCGTGCCTTCGGCAAAGGCTCCATCATGAAGCTGGGGGCCAATCAGGCGCTCGAAATTGAAGCTATTTCAACCGGTTCGTTGAGCCTTGATATTGCCCTTGGCATTGGTGGCCTGCCGCGCGGCCGCGTTATTGAAATTTATGGGCCGGAATCTTCCGGCAAGACCACGCTGGCTCTGCAGACCATTGCTGAATCCCAAAAGCGTGGCGGCATCTGCGCCTTTGTCGATGCCGAGCATGCCATGGATCCGGTCTATGCCAAGAAGCTGGGCGTGAATATCGACGACCTGCTGATCTCGCAGCCCGACACGGGCGAGCAGGCGCTGGAAATCGCCGACACGCTGGTGCGCTCCGGTGCCATTGAAATCCTGGTGATCGACTCGGTTGCCGCCCTGACGCCCAAGGCCGAACTGGAAGGCGAAATGGGCGACAGCTTGCCCGGTCTGCAGGCCCGCCTGATGAGCCAGGCGCTGCGCAAGCTCACAGCGTCGATCTCCAAATCCAATTGCATGGTGATCTTCATCAACCAGATCCGCATGAAGATCGGTGTGATGTTCGGCTCGCCCGAAACCACCACCGGCGGCAATGCGCTGAAGTTCTATGCCTCGGTGCGCCTTGATATCCGCCGCATCGGTGCCATCAAGGACCGTGAAGAAGTGGTGGGCAACCAGACCCGCGTGAAGGTGGTCAAGAACAAGGTGGCGCCGCCCTTCAAGATGGTGGAATTCGACATCATGTATGGCGAGGGCATTTCGAAAGTGGGCGAACTCGTTGACCTTGGCGTCACCGCCGGTGTGGTTGAGAAGTCCGGCTCCTGGTATTCCTATGATGGTGAACGCATCGGTCAGGGCAGGGACAATGCCAAGGTTTTCCTGAAGCAGCATCCCGACATGGCCAACAAGATTGAAGCTGCCATCCGCGCCAATGCAGGCTTGATCGCCGCCAAGATCACCGATGGCTCGATCAAGGAAGATGATGGCGAAGCCGAGTAAGGTTTAGCCCTCCACATAACATACCCTTTCCGGCCCCTGTTGGGCCGGGTCCCTGGCAGGATTGCCCCACAACCCATCCCTGCCTGACTGTGAAGCCGTCATGCCCAGTTGGCATGACGGCTTATTTTTGGCTGGCACTCCCGTCACATAGAATCTGGACGTTTGGGATTTCAGGCTTTAAGAGGACGCAACCTCACATTCAGCCTGCTTAGAGTTCCCATGACTGGTCTTGCGCAAATCCGTTCCACCTTCCTCGATTTCTACAAAAAGCAGGGTCACGAAATTGTACCCTCATCGCCGTTGGTGCCGCGCAATGACCCGACTTTGATGTTCGCCAATTCGGGCATGGTGCAATTCAAGAACGTATTTACCGGGGCGGA
This genomic interval from Aestuariivirga litoralis contains the following:
- the recA gene encoding recombinase RecA — translated: MAQTNLKVVENMGSDKSKALEAALSQIERAFGKGSIMKLGANQALEIEAISTGSLSLDIALGIGGLPRGRVIEIYGPESSGKTTLALQTIAESQKRGGICAFVDAEHAMDPVYAKKLGVNIDDLLISQPDTGEQALEIADTLVRSGAIEILVIDSVAALTPKAELEGEMGDSLPGLQARLMSQALRKLTASISKSNCMVIFINQIRMKIGVMFGSPETTTGGNALKFYASVRLDIRRIGAIKDREEVVGNQTRVKVVKNKVAPPFKMVEFDIMYGEGISKVGELVDLGVTAGVVEKSGSWYSYDGERIGQGRDNAKVFLKQHPDMANKIEAAIRANAGLIAAKITDGSIKEDDGEAE